A stretch of Sulfurimonas sp. DNA encodes these proteins:
- a CDS encoding citrate synthase: MSRDTVTLTNNRDGKSYEFPILDATVGPSVIDISTLYKETKMFTYDEGYTSTASCKSDITYIDGDKGKLMYRGYDIAYLANQKSFLDTAYLLLNGELPTKEELENFTIEMKKRSFVHEGIKKLFDSFPDGAHPMAILSAGVSALSTFYYKHLEIKNKREYTEMANRIVAKIPTLAAFSYRYSNGLPIIYPDMNKGFTENFLYMLRAYPHSYIELKPIEIKALDTIFTLHADHEQNASTTAVRNLASTNAHPYAAISAGIGALWGKSHGGANESVIRQLEMIGTVDRVDEFIAKAKDKDDPFKLMGFGHRVYKNFDPRATILKNLRNELMEELGISSELVEVANKIEKIALSDEYFISRSLYPNIDFYSGLILQALKIPKEMFAVIFVIGRAPGWIAQWSELSQQKSIKIARPRQLYTGPKERTPEY; the protein is encoded by the coding sequence ATGAGTAGAGATACAGTAACACTAACAAACAATCGTGACGGTAAAAGTTATGAGTTTCCGATATTGGATGCGACGGTAGGTCCGTCCGTAATTGATATTTCAACTCTTTACAAAGAGACTAAAATGTTTACTTATGATGAGGGTTATACATCAACGGCATCTTGTAAATCCGACATTACATATATAGACGGCGACAAAGGAAAACTTATGTACAGAGGGTATGACATAGCATACCTCGCAAATCAAAAAAGTTTTTTGGATACTGCCTATCTTCTTCTAAACGGAGAACTTCCGACTAAAGAGGAGCTTGAGAATTTTACTATAGAGATGAAAAAACGCTCATTCGTACATGAGGGGATTAAAAAGCTCTTTGACTCTTTTCCCGACGGCGCACATCCGATGGCAATTCTCTCAGCCGGTGTCTCCGCGCTCTCAACATTTTACTATAAACATTTAGAGATAAAAAATAAAAGAGAGTATACAGAAATGGCAAACAGAATTGTTGCCAAAATTCCTACACTTGCAGCTTTTTCATATAGATACTCTAACGGTCTGCCTATCATATATCCCGATATGAACAAAGGATTTACAGAAAATTTTCTATATATGTTAAGAGCCTACCCTCACAGTTATATAGAGTTAAAACCTATAGAAATAAAAGCGCTTGATACTATTTTTACTCTTCATGCCGACCATGAGCAAAATGCATCAACTACTGCCGTTAGAAATCTAGCCTCAACAAATGCACACCCTTACGCAGCCATAAGTGCCGGCATAGGTGCTTTGTGGGGAAAAAGCCACGGCGGAGCGAATGAGAGCGTTATCCGTCAACTAGAGATGATAGGAACGGTTGACAGGGTAGATGAGTTTATAGCCAAAGCAAAAGATAAAGATGACCCGTTTAAACTGATGGGATTCGGGCACCGTGTTTATAAAAACTTTGACCCTCGTGCTACCATTCTTAAAAATCTCCGCAATGAGCTTATGGAAGAGTTAGGCATAAGCAGTGAACTTGTCGAAGTTGCAAATAAAATAGAGAAAATTGCTCTAAGCGATGAGTACTTTATAAGCCGCAGTTTATACCCAAATATTGATTTTTACTCAGGACTTATTCTTCAAGCGTTAAAAATTCCAAAAGAGATGTTTGCAGTTATATTTGTAATAGGCAGAGCACCGGGCTGGATTGCACAGTGGAGTGAGTTAAGTCAGCAAAAAAGTATAAAAATTGCTAGACCTAGACAACTATATACAGGTCCAAAAGAGAGAACTCCGGAGTATTAA
- a CDS encoding pyrimidine/purine nucleoside phosphorylase, with protein MSKFENVTVVKKANIYYDGKVTSRTVEFADGSKKTLGIMMPGDYTFGTDAAEIMEIMSGDLEIRLPNEEWKTLNTPETFSVPANSSFDLKIKTVTDYCCSYIK; from the coding sequence ATGTCAAAATTTGAAAATGTTACGGTAGTAAAAAAAGCAAATATTTACTATGACGGAAAAGTTACAAGCAGAACGGTTGAGTTTGCGGATGGGAGTAAAAAAACTCTTGGTATTATGATGCCGGGTGATTATACTTTTGGAACTGATGCAGCAGAGATTATGGAGATAATGAGCGGAGATTTGGAGATAAGATTGCCAAACGAGGAGTGGAAAACTCTAAATACACCTGAAACATTCAGCGTGCCTGCTAACTCATCATTTGATTTAAAAATCAAAACAGTTACGGATTACTGCTGTTCGTATATAAAATAA
- a CDS encoding PAS domain-containing protein, whose product MNPYLNLPDGHPVRVYLEENMLMRGLIASIGSINIVENFGEFEDKFKKLCLVEKHFARKENQLFPYLEKYGWTSPSQNMWAFHDDIRAEIKTARALAQEKNMPALMQQLQRVFGSLEHIMQVEEGRLLPNAMNMLDEEDWKEMRAGDEEIGWMFDKAPAAYPPHVEGEYIHPSQDKQKRKLPFSLENRIKLDEGYMLPEQINWLLKFMPVDITYVDENDIVIFYNRGDERVFPRSAGIIGREVKFCHPPKSVDQVLMILREFRAGRKDEAEFWITFKGKFIHIRYFAIRDDEGNYKGVIEVSQDVTHIRGLEGQRRLLDWE is encoded by the coding sequence ATGAATCCGTATCTAAATTTACCTGATGGACATCCGGTTAGAGTCTATTTGGAAGAAAATATGTTGATGAGAGGTTTGATAGCGAGTATAGGCAGCATCAATATAGTAGAAAATTTTGGAGAGTTTGAAGATAAGTTTAAAAAGCTTTGTCTTGTGGAAAAACACTTTGCAAGAAAAGAAAATCAGCTTTTTCCATATCTTGAAAAGTACGGCTGGACAAGTCCTTCACAAAATATGTGGGCTTTTCATGATGATATAAGAGCAGAAATAAAAACTGCAAGAGCTTTGGCACAAGAAAAAAATATGCCTGCTCTTATGCAGCAGTTACAGAGAGTTTTTGGAAGCCTAGAGCATATCATGCAGGTGGAAGAGGGAAGACTTTTACCAAATGCTATGAATATGTTGGATGAAGAGGATTGGAAAGAGATGAGAGCCGGTGACGAGGAGATAGGCTGGATGTTTGACAAAGCACCGGCTGCTTATCCTCCGCATGTTGAGGGAGAATACATCCATCCGTCTCAAGATAAACAAAAAAGAAAGCTACCTTTTTCTCTTGAGAACAGAATTAAGTTGGATGAGGGTTATATGCTGCCTGAGCAGATTAACTGGCTTTTGAAGTTTATGCCTGTAGATATCACTTATGTAGATGAGAATGATATTGTTATCTTTTACAACCGCGGAGATGAGAGAGTATTTCCGCGAAGTGCGGGGATAATAGGGCGAGAAGTAAAATTTTGCCATCCGCCAAAGTCTGTTGATCAAGTTTTGATGATTTTACGCGAATTTAGAGCAGGTCGAAAAGATGAAGCAGAATTTTGGATAACTTTTAAAGGCAAGTTTATTCACATCCGTTATTTTGCCATCAGAGACGATGAAGGCAACTACAAAGGCGTTATAGAAGTTTCTCAGGATGTTACTCACATCAGAGGGTTAGAGGGTCAGAGAAGACTGCTTGATTGGGAATAA
- a CDS encoding cysteine peptidase family C39 domain-containing protein, producing the protein MAQVLILLLLFTTVILHADESTNFKVLPFSVLKLKKTVLQRYEESCGAAALATIMNLYGQQINEKQIIDKASTSDMLSFAQMAEISKDFGFNSSGYKIDIEIFESLKVPVIARIDNRENYAHFVVVMNHNGDFVSIFDPSFGYYIQNKKEFFKWWSEDTYGYILVVMPEKITSFPIIPLNLPNQLLFIH; encoded by the coding sequence ATGGCACAAGTTCTGATATTACTGCTTCTTTTTACTACTGTAATATTACATGCAGATGAAAGTACAAATTTTAAAGTTTTGCCTTTCTCTGTATTAAAACTCAAAAAAACTGTGTTACAAAGATATGAAGAGTCATGCGGTGCCGCAGCTTTAGCAACAATTATGAATCTGTATGGACAACAAATAAACGAAAAACAGATAATTGATAAAGCATCTACTTCCGATATGTTAAGTTTTGCTCAAATGGCAGAAATATCTAAAGATTTTGGCTTCAACTCATCAGGTTATAAAATTGATATAGAAATATTTGAATCACTTAAAGTTCCAGTAATAGCAAGAATTGATAATCGAGAAAACTATGCTCATTTTGTAGTAGTTATGAATCATAATGGAGATTTTGTGAGTATTTTTGATCCAAGTTTCGGTTATTATATCCAAAACAAAAAAGAATTTTTCAAATGGTGGAGTGAAGATACTTATGGATATATACTTGTTGTTATGCCTGAAAAAATTACTTCATTTCCAATTATTCCTTTGAATTTACCAAACCAGTTACTTTTTATACATTAA
- the ruvC gene encoding crossover junction endodeoxyribonuclease RuvC — MIILGIDPGTRKMGYALISLEKGKIALVEAGLIKIKAEELQFQIPQMVEAFESIFKNHKIDEVAIEDIFYAHNPKTTIKLAQFRGAIMLMLLQQFGQFNEYTALQVKQALTGNGKATKEQVAFMVKRLLNIKKEIKPLDITDAIAVAITHSQRVRLKLQ; from the coding sequence ATGATTATTTTAGGAATAGACCCGGGTACCAGAAAAATGGGTTATGCTCTTATCTCTTTGGAAAAGGGAAAAATAGCTTTAGTTGAGGCAGGACTTATAAAGATAAAGGCTGAAGAGCTGCAGTTTCAAATCCCGCAAATGGTTGAAGCTTTTGAGAGTATATTTAAAAATCATAAGATAGATGAAGTTGCAATCGAAGATATTTTTTATGCGCATAACCCAAAAACAACTATAAAACTTGCCCAATTCCGCGGAGCGATAATGCTTATGCTTCTTCAGCAGTTTGGACAGTTTAATGAGTACACTGCACTTCAGGTTAAACAGGCACTCACGGGAAACGGCAAAGCAACGAAAGAGCAAGTTGCGTTTATGGTAAAAAGACTTTTAAATATAAAAAAAGAGATAAAACCGCTAGATATAACCGATGCGATTGCAGTTGCGATAACCCACTCGCAAAGAGTTAGACTGAAACTGCAATAA
- the dnaA gene encoding chromosomal replication initiator protein DnaA: MNTGEKILLLLKEEIPEIEYNRYIKHLIYDTKLSTNDTAIFYAPNNLVLNWIKNRYGAKIRHLFEVHESLIVNVKIVLKNQIEDKKVEIKKEQKPQQHSLLNPSHTFENFMVGGSNQFAYATMKSVSEKPGELYNPVFIYGGVGLGKTHLMQAAGNVLQNQGKIVIYTTVEQFLNDFIRHVRNKTMERFQEKYRKCDVLLIDDIQFLSNKEGIQEEFFHTFEALKGIGKQIILTADKHPKKIAGLEKRLQSRFEHGLVADIQPPELETKIAIIENKCKINKVTLTKDIIHYIATVIESNVREIEGILSKLHAYSQLMHVDIDLQFTKNVLKDQLQENRANLTLDIITQNVAKDLNIKPSEIRSKGRSKNLVYARRIAIYLCRELTQNTMPQLAQYFGMQDHTAISHTLKKINELIQNDEDFKVKIEELTNRITSS, translated from the coding sequence GTGAATACGGGAGAAAAAATTTTACTTCTGCTAAAAGAAGAGATACCTGAAATAGAGTACAATAGATATATAAAACACCTAATCTATGATACAAAATTATCTACTAATGATACTGCTATATTTTATGCGCCGAATAATTTAGTCTTAAATTGGATAAAAAACAGATACGGCGCAAAAATAAGACACCTTTTTGAAGTACACGAATCTTTAATAGTAAATGTAAAAATTGTATTAAAAAATCAAATTGAAGATAAAAAAGTGGAGATAAAAAAAGAGCAAAAACCACAGCAGCACTCACTTTTAAATCCATCTCACACATTTGAAAATTTTATGGTCGGCGGCTCAAATCAGTTTGCATACGCAACGATGAAAAGTGTAAGCGAAAAACCCGGTGAACTTTATAATCCTGTTTTTATTTACGGAGGAGTAGGTCTTGGAAAAACCCACCTTATGCAAGCGGCAGGCAATGTTTTACAAAATCAGGGAAAAATTGTCATTTACACCACGGTTGAACAGTTTTTAAATGATTTTATCCGTCATGTTAGAAATAAAACAATGGAGAGATTTCAAGAAAAATATCGTAAATGCGATGTTCTTTTGATAGATGATATCCAGTTTTTAAGCAACAAAGAGGGAATTCAGGAGGAATTTTTTCATACTTTTGAAGCATTAAAAGGTATCGGAAAACAAATTATCTTAACAGCCGACAAGCACCCAAAAAAGATAGCCGGTCTTGAAAAGCGACTTCAAAGCCGCTTTGAACACGGACTTGTAGCCGATATTCAACCGCCTGAACTTGAGACTAAAATAGCAATTATTGAAAATAAATGTAAGATAAATAAAGTCACGCTTACAAAAGATATCATCCACTATATTGCAACCGTTATAGAGAGCAATGTTCGCGAAATAGAAGGAATCCTATCTAAACTACATGCATATTCACAACTTATGCATGTTGATATTGACTTGCAGTTTACAAAAAATGTATTAAAAGATCAGCTTCAAGAAAACCGCGCTAATCTTACTCTTGACATCATTACACAAAATGTCGCAAAAGATTTAAATATCAAACCCAGTGAAATTCGTTCAAAAGGCAGAAGTAAAAACTTGGTTTATGCCAGAAGAATAGCAATTTACCTTTGTCGTGAACTGACACAAAATACTATGCCGCAGCTCGCTCAATATTTTGGAATGCAAGATCATACGGCAATAAGCCATACACTCAAAAAAATAAACGAACTTATACAAAATGATGAAGATTTCAAAGTTAAAATAGAAGAGTTGACAAATAGAATCACATCTTCTTAA
- the dnaN gene encoding DNA polymerase III subunit beta has translation MKITIQKSVIENILIHAQPFLEKKDTSQITSHILIDVSDSKLTVKATDYEIGLQIYTDNINIIEAGTVTANGKKLLDIIRILKDGNINLETKNDTLYISQSNSNFKLPTFSYKEFPIFPTYEGKPQISINSHLLIESLKKVTPSIDSNNPKFELNGALIDIKSSGINFASTDTRRLAVVNIENQNNSELSIIIPKKAIIEIQKLFFDNIELYYDETSLIIHSNQYTFFTKLINGKFPEYSRIIPKEVSKTLTLPKAEMIESLKQITTISTDVKITFLNNSIVFESLSDDNIEAKTEMNYETGFSSPFVIAINTRYLLDFLNSINNSEFSIGLNESNLPFVLSENNFKTVVMPIVI, from the coding sequence ATGAAGATAACGATACAAAAATCTGTCATTGAAAATATACTAATTCACGCTCAGCCGTTTTTAGAAAAAAAAGATACTTCACAAATAACTTCCCATATCTTAATCGATGTTTCAGATTCAAAATTAACCGTAAAAGCAACCGATTATGAAATAGGTTTGCAAATATATACGGACAATATAAATATTATTGAAGCAGGAACAGTTACGGCAAACGGTAAAAAATTATTAGATATTATTAGAATTTTAAAAGACGGCAACATTAACTTAGAAACTAAAAATGATACGCTCTATATCTCACAATCAAATTCAAATTTTAAACTGCCGACATTTTCTTACAAAGAATTCCCTATATTTCCAACTTATGAAGGAAAACCTCAAATTTCAATCAACTCACATCTGCTTATCGAATCACTTAAAAAAGTAACCCCGTCAATTGACAGCAACAATCCTAAATTTGAACTAAACGGTGCTTTAATCGATATAAAAAGCAGCGGTATAAACTTTGCTTCAACAGATACAAGAAGATTGGCAGTCGTTAATATAGAAAATCAAAACAACAGCGAACTCTCTATCATCATTCCAAAAAAAGCGATTATTGAAATTCAAAAACTGTTTTTTGATAATATTGAGCTTTACTATGATGAAACAAGTTTGATTATTCACTCAAATCAATATACTTTTTTTACAAAACTTATAAATGGAAAATTTCCTGAATATTCAAGGATAATTCCAAAAGAAGTATCAAAAACTTTAACGCTGCCAAAAGCCGAAATGATAGAGTCACTTAAACAAATTACGACTATTTCTACTGATGTAAAAATTACTTTTTTAAATAACTCCATCGTTTTTGAGTCATTAAGTGACGATAATATCGAAGCTAAAACAGAAATGAATTATGAAACAGGCTTTTCATCTCCGTTTGTTATTGCGATCAATACCAGATATCTTTTAGATTTTCTAAACAGTATAAATAATTCAGAATTTAGTATCGGTTTAAATGAAAGTAATTTACCGTTTGTTTTAAGTGAAAATAATTTTAAAACAGTAGTAATGCCGATAGTTATATAA
- the gyrB gene encoding DNA topoisomerase (ATP-hydrolyzing) subunit B, with protein MEQDYGASNIKVLKGLEAVRKRPGMYIGDTGHRGLHHLVYEVIDNSIDEAMAGHCNTINVTLTKNGTCRVSDNGRGIPTDMHPTEGMSAATVVLTVLHAGGKFDKDTYKVSGGLHGVGVSVVNALSSDLKMTIHRNGEIFEQDFKKGIPQEILKVIGTTKKTGTTIEFSPDPSIFTETIIFEYEYLARRFKELAYLNPFITIIFKDERTNISQTYHFEGGIAQYVNDLNKKQEVAKVFEFSSKIEDIEFDIALMYNDTYDEKVYSFVNNIRTPNGGTHEAGFRAGLTRVISNYNAQNGAAKEKDVKISGEDTSEGLIAVVSVRVPEPQFEGQTKGKLGNTYVRPLVQKSTYELLSKYFEENPIEAKAIVAKSLMAARGREAAKKARELTRRKDSMSVGTLPGKLADCQSKDASICELYLVEGDSAGGSAKMGRDRVFQAILPLKGKILNVEKARLDKILKSEEITNMITAMGCGISDEYNEEKLRYHKIIIMTDADVDGSHIQTLLLTFFFRHFRAVIEKGYLYLAQPPLYRYKKGKKEIYFKDDRQMNDFLIENGIESLEEQSVGHNDLVSYFKMVDHYRASLEALERRYALVDLIRHFIENPDLIGLDIKSMYEKIEQFLNETGNNILTKSITDESVHIFVQTKGGMEELLINDELFAAPHFNEASFVYRKIKEWNLDFKDDIIKVLENIIDYAKKGAYIQRYKGLGEMNPEQLWETTMTPENRVLLQVTIEDAEVASEAFTLFMGDEVEPRRNYIETHAKDVKHLDV; from the coding sequence ATGGAACAAGATTACGGCGCTAGTAATATTAAAGTCTTAAAAGGACTAGAAGCAGTTCGTAAAAGACCCGGTATGTATATCGGCGACACAGGTCACCGAGGTTTACATCATTTAGTTTATGAAGTTATTGATAACTCTATAGATGAGGCAATGGCGGGACATTGTAATACTATAAATGTAACTCTTACAAAAAACGGAACATGTAGAGTTTCTGATAACGGACGCGGTATTCCTACAGATATGCACCCTACTGAGGGAATGAGCGCTGCTACCGTTGTTTTAACGGTTCTTCACGCCGGCGGTAAATTTGATAAAGACACTTACAAAGTTTCAGGCGGTCTTCACGGTGTCGGTGTATCGGTCGTAAATGCTTTATCGTCTGATCTTAAAATGACAATTCATAGAAACGGTGAAATATTTGAACAGGACTTTAAAAAAGGAATACCTCAAGAGATTTTAAAAGTAATAGGCACGACTAAAAAAACCGGCACTACTATAGAATTTTCTCCGGATCCGAGTATATTTACCGAAACTATAATTTTTGAGTATGAATATTTAGCTAGAAGATTTAAAGAATTGGCATATCTTAACCCTTTTATTACTATTATTTTTAAAGATGAAAGAACGAATATTTCGCAAACATACCACTTTGAAGGCGGTATTGCTCAATATGTAAATGATTTAAATAAAAAACAAGAAGTTGCAAAAGTTTTTGAATTTAGCTCAAAAATAGAAGACATAGAGTTTGACATAGCATTAATGTATAATGATACTTATGATGAAAAAGTTTACTCTTTCGTCAATAATATAAGAACTCCAAACGGCGGAACTCATGAAGCAGGTTTTAGAGCAGGTTTGACTCGCGTTATATCAAATTATAATGCGCAAAACGGTGCGGCAAAAGAAAAAGATGTAAAAATAAGCGGTGAAGATACGAGTGAAGGTCTTATTGCCGTTGTCTCAGTTCGCGTTCCTGAACCGCAATTTGAAGGACAAACAAAAGGCAAACTCGGAAATACTTATGTAAGACCGTTAGTTCAAAAGTCTACATATGAACTTTTAAGTAAATATTTTGAAGAAAATCCGATTGAAGCAAAAGCAATAGTTGCCAAATCACTGATGGCGGCACGAGGTCGTGAAGCTGCTAAAAAAGCTAGAGAACTAACGCGAAGAAAAGATTCTATGAGTGTGGGAACACTTCCTGGAAAACTTGCGGATTGTCAAAGTAAAGATGCATCTATCTGCGAACTTTATCTGGTGGAGGGCGACTCTGCGGGCGGTTCTGCTAAAATGGGGCGTGACAGAGTATTTCAAGCTATTTTGCCTCTTAAAGGTAAGATTTTAAATGTTGAAAAAGCAAGACTTGACAAAATTTTAAAATCTGAAGAGATTACAAATATGATAACGGCTATGGGATGCGGAATCAGCGATGAGTATAATGAAGAAAAACTTCGTTATCATAAAATAATTATTATGACCGATGCCGATGTCGACGGAAGTCATATTCAAACTCTCTTGCTTACATTTTTCTTCCGTCATTTTCGTGCAGTTATAGAAAAAGGGTATCTATATTTAGCTCAACCGCCTTTATACCGTTATAAAAAAGGTAAAAAAGAGATTTATTTTAAAGATGATCGTCAGATGAATGATTTTCTTATTGAAAACGGTATCGAATCTTTAGAAGAACAGAGTGTCGGACATAATGATTTAGTCTCATATTTTAAAATGGTTGATCATTATAGAGCCTCTCTTGAAGCGCTAGAGAGAAGATATGCGTTAGTTGATTTAATTCGCCATTTTATTGAAAATCCTGATTTAATAGGTTTGGATATAAAATCAATGTATGAAAAAATCGAGCAGTTTTTAAATGAAACAGGAAATAATATTTTGACAAAAAGTATTACGGATGAATCTGTTCATATTTTTGTTCAAACTAAAGGCGGAATGGAAGAGCTGCTTATAAATGACGAACTGTTTGCCGCACCTCATTTTAATGAAGCAAGTTTTGTATATAGAAAAATAAAAGAGTGGAATTTAGATTTTAAAGACGATATTATTAAAGTATTGGAAAATATTATAGATTATGCTAAAAAAGGTGCATATATCCAACGCTATAAAGGTCTTGGAGAGATGAATCCAGAACAGCTTTGGGAAACGACGATGACTCCTGAAAACAGAGTTTTATTACAAGTTACCATTGAAGATGCCGAAGTTGCCAGTGAGGCGTTTACTCTATTTATGGGAGATGAAGTAGAACCTCGCCGTAACTACATAGAAACACATGCTAAAGATGTTAAACATTTAGATGTTTAG
- a CDS encoding GGDEF domain-containing protein, producing MLLPQTKEREYRFKLALRMGLPIFALVFAFISHTFISSKESLSTSFYIESVLILFFSIYFIFYLIYKGFDTKITDTVSKAFTREYIYEHLKKELKNYNEYTLLLISINNLYEINSRYGIKNGDKVLFETLKWIGKYLKSKDIINFPIGRIKGGDFIIGLKGNKSQYKTVMELMSLKSEEFKVDDIEVQISIALNDITLSNNLDYLIENLFELQNKNSKSIVTDINDEINPSDLESYVINAIKKRDLIIFTQNIFEKESSVFKECFIKLKTENSKVLHPKSYIKVLNKLRLMADYDLIVLEKVIEMCKKSDNGRFAVSISPTSIRNPIVLAKIKDLFYKNKCSENRIILLLNESEYYPRIEKFNAILQQLKDLGVMIAIDRLGSLHTSFLYLRDLNIDIVRFDFFYTKDINEKAHKNILSGFNVMAHENGIKTWIKMIENEDVKSLAKELGIDYLQGKYLAPLEKI from the coding sequence ATGTTACTTCCGCAAACTAAAGAAAGAGAGTACCGTTTTAAGTTAGCGCTTAGAATGGGTCTTCCTATTTTTGCTCTCGTTTTTGCTTTTATTTCTCATACATTTATTTCAAGTAAAGAGAGCCTAAGCACCTCTTTTTATATTGAATCCGTATTAATTCTGTTTTTCAGTATATATTTTATTTTTTATCTAATATATAAAGGCTTTGATACAAAGATAACCGATACCGTATCAAAAGCTTTTACCAGAGAGTATATATATGAACACTTAAAAAAAGAGTTAAAGAACTATAATGAGTACACACTTTTACTTATCAGTATAAATAATTTATATGAGATAAACAGTCGTTATGGCATAAAAAACGGTGATAAAGTTCTTTTTGAAACACTTAAATGGATAGGCAAATATCTCAAATCAAAGGATATTATCAATTTTCCTATCGGACGCATAAAAGGCGGTGATTTTATAATAGGTCTTAAAGGAAATAAGAGTCAATATAAAACTGTTATGGAACTTATGTCTCTTAAAAGCGAAGAGTTTAAAGTAGACGATATTGAAGTGCAGATTTCGATTGCTTTAAACGATATTACTCTCTCAAACAATCTTGATTATTTAATTGAAAATCTTTTTGAACTACAAAATAAAAATTCTAAATCTATTGTTACCGATATAAATGATGAAATAAATCCTAGTGATTTAGAATCTTATGTAATTAATGCTATTAAAAAAAGAGATTTAATAATTTTTACACAAAATATTTTTGAAAAAGAGTCTAGTGTATTTAAAGAGTGCTTTATTAAATTAAAAACCGAAAATAGTAAGGTATTACATCCAAAAAGCTATATAAAAGTTTTAAACAAACTTAGACTTATGGCTGATTATGATTTAATAGTTTTAGAAAAAGTTATAGAGATGTGCAAAAAATCGGATAATGGGAGATTTGCCGTCTCTATATCGCCTACTTCTATTAGAAATCCGATTGTACTGGCTAAAATAAAAGATCTCTTTTATAAAAACAAGTGTTCGGAAAATAGAATCATATTATTATTAAATGAGAGTGAATATTATCCGAGAATAGAAAAATTTAATGCTATATTGCAGCAGCTAAAAGATTTGGGAGTTATGATAGCGATTGACAGACTTGGCTCTTTACATACAAGTTTTTTATATTTAAGAGACCTAAATATCGATATAGTTAGATTTGACTTTTTTTATACGAAAGATATAAACGAGAAGGCACACAAAAATATCCTTAGCGGTTTTAATGTTATGGCTCATGAAAATGGAATTAAAACTTGGATTAAGATGATTGAAAATGAGGATGTTAAAAGTTTGGCAAAAGAGTTGGGAATTGATTATTTACAGGGTAAGTATTTGGCACCATTAGAAAAAATTTAA